A single genomic interval of Lacrimispora sphenoides JCM 1415 harbors:
- a CDS encoding exosporium glycoprotein BclB-related protein: MNNYIESNDDHCSCRRRCILTGPTGPTGPRGCQGPKGCPGATGPTGPRGCPGPVGPRGATGPTGPTGSTGPTGPTGPTGPTGPTGPIGATGPIGLTGPTGPTGPIGATGPIGLTGATGPTGPIGATGSTGPTGPIGLTGATGPTGPIGATGPTGPTGLIGPTGATGPTGPIGATGPTGPTGPIGLTGATGPTGLIGPTGATGPTGLIGPTGATGPTGPIGLTGATGPTGPIGATGPTGSTGPIGLTGATGPTGPIGATGPTGPTGPIGLTGATGPTGPIGATGPTGPTGPIGLTGATGPTGPIGATGPTGPTGPIGLTGATGPTGPIGVTGPTGPTGTTGPTGPIGATGPTGPTGDTGPTGPIGPTGPIGATGPTGPTGDTGPTGPIGPTGPIGATGPTGPTGNTGPTGPTGPIGLAGDGAIIPFASGTPVTLTTVLGGLLNTSSAVGFGSNLPGISAASGTVNLLGLTNLAFSMPRNGIITSLAGYLSISAALSLIGSTVTVTAQLFQSTTPNNTFVAVPGAVVTLSPSLSGAISIGSISSGIATGLNIPVTAGTRLLLLFSAEVTAGLDVAATIAGYASAGLGIS, from the coding sequence ATGAATAACTATATAGAGTCTAATGATGATCACTGTTCTTGTCGTCGTCGATGTATCTTGACAGGGCCTACTGGGCCTACTGGGCCTAGGGGTTGTCAAGGACCAAAAGGCTGCCCAGGAGCTACTGGACCAACAGGACCTAGAGGTTGTCCAGGGCCTGTTGGTCCTAGGGGTGCAACTGGGCCCACTGGTCCTACCGGCTCTACTGGTCCTACCGGCCCTACTGGTCCTACCGGCCCTACTGGGCCCACCGGACCTATTGGCGCTACTGGGCCCATTGGACTTACCGGACCTACCGGACCTACCGGTCCTATTGGCGCTACTGGGCCCATTGGACTTACCGGCGCTACCGGGCCTACTGGGCCTATTGGCGCTACTGGATCCACCGGGCCTACTGGGCCTATTGGACTTACCGGCGCTACCGGGCCTACTGGACCTATTGGCGCCACTGGACCCACCGGGCCTACTGGACTTATTGGACCTACCGGCGCTACCGGGCCTACTGGACCTATTGGCGCCACTGGACCCACCGGGCCTACTGGGCCTATTGGACTTACTGGCGCTACCGGGCCTACTGGACTTATTGGACCTACCGGCGCTACCGGGCCTACTGGACTTATTGGACCTACCGGCGCTACCGGGCCTACTGGGCCTATTGGACTTACTGGCGCTACCGGGCCTACTGGGCCTATTGGCGCTACTGGACCCACCGGGTCTACTGGGCCTATTGGACTTACTGGTGCTACCGGGCCTACTGGGCCTATTGGCGCCACTGGACCCACCGGGCCTACTGGGCCTATTGGACTTACCGGCGCTACCGGGCCTACTGGACCTATTGGCGCCACTGGACCCACCGGGCCTACTGGGCCTATTGGACTTACCGGCGCTACCGGGCCTACTGGACCTATTGGCGCCACTGGACCCACCGGGCCTACTGGGCCTATTGGACTTACCGGCGCTACCGGGCCTACTGGGCCTATCGGTGTAACAGGTCCCACTGGACCTACCGGCACTACTGGGCCTACCGGGCCTATTGGTGCAACGGGACCCACTGGGCCAACTGGTGATACTGGTCCCACTGGGCCTATCGGGCCTACTGGCCCTATTGGTGCAACGGGACCCACTGGGCCAACTGGTGATACTGGTCCCACTGGGCCTATCGGGCCTACTGGCCCTATTGGTGCAACGGGACCCACTGGACCTACTGGTAATACCGGTCCCACAGGACCTACTGGCCCTATTGGCTTAGCGGGTGATGGAGCAATTATTCCGTTTGCTTCCGGTACACCTGTTACCTTGACCACAGTACTCGGAGGATTGCTTAACACCTCCAGTGCAGTTGGATTCGGAAGTAACCTTCCTGGCATTTCCGCTGCCAGCGGAACAGTCAATCTACTTGGGTTGACGAACTTGGCATTCTCCATGCCCAGAAATGGGATTATTACCTCCTTGGCCGGTTATTTGAGCATAAGCGCTGCGCTCAGCCTGATTGGTTCAACTGTAACAGTAACCGCTCAGTTGTTCCAATCCACTACACCTAACAATACCTTCGTTGCTGTGCCGGGCGCAGTGGTTACGCTGTCGCCTTCCCTCTCGGGAGCAATTTCTATCGGTAGTATCAGCAGCGGTATTGCCACCGGACTGAATATTCCAGTTACCGCAGGAACCAGGTTGCTTTTATTATTCTCCGCAGAAGTCACTGCTGGTCTCGATGTAGCAGCCACCATCGCGGGCTATGCCAGTGCTGGCTTAGGTATATCCTAA
- a CDS encoding DUF6773 family protein, producing MNKQNIQDERVVAQRRKINSEAYSILMIVLLSSILVQQFFLNAPFEQYAVEVICFFGISLYMIIRYMTLGLDIYGEGKQAKTLPFVNSVVAGIVVTTINGILNYTQYAEKYKEDGIGYFIAVLAVTFISATISTFIVLSCLNYLNKKKQAKIQKQLDEKEQDE from the coding sequence ATGAATAAACAAAATATACAGGACGAAAGAGTTGTAGCACAACGCCGTAAAATAAATAGTGAAGCGTACAGTATTTTAATGATTGTGCTTCTCAGTTCAATACTCGTACAACAATTTTTCCTAAACGCACCATTTGAGCAATATGCTGTTGAGGTTATATGTTTTTTTGGTATATCCCTATATATGATAATACGGTATATGACCTTGGGACTTGACATATACGGCGAAGGTAAACAGGCTAAAACCCTTCCTTTTGTGAACAGTGTAGTAGCCGGAATTGTAGTAACGACGATTAATGGTATTTTGAACTATACACAGTATGCAGAAAAATATAAGGAAGATGGTATAGGTTATTTTATTGCCGTGTTGGCAGTTACTTTTATCAGCGCAACCATTTCAACTTTTATAGTACTGTCTTGCCTTAATTATCTGAACAAGAAAAAACAGGCAAAAATTCAAAAGCAGTTAGACGAAAAAGAACAGGACGAATAG
- a CDS encoding helix-turn-helix transcriptional regulator gives MKNKRMKIARMEADMKQEDLAKAVGVTRQTIGLIESGEYNPTLNLCISICKALGKTLNDLFWEESK, from the coding sequence ATGAAGAACAAGAGAATGAAAATCGCCCGAATGGAAGCTGATATGAAACAAGAGGACTTAGCAAAAGCCGTAGGCGTTACCCGACAAACTATCGGGCTGATAGAATCAGGGGAATATAACCCCACGTTAAACCTTTGTATATCGATTTGTAAGGCGCTTGGCAAAACATTAAATGATTTATTTTGGGAGGAATCGAAATGA
- a CDS encoding GNAT family N-acetyltransferase, with the protein MKTDFVNLTIENLVNEHLCCIIRSKKPHQGIDAKKQWLSGRLNEGHVFRKLNEKATVFIEYAPLETAWVPITGDNYYYLYCLWVTGSHKGKGYGKSLMEYCLADAKENGKSGICMLGAKKQKSFLSDQSFAKKFGFEVVDTTDNGYELLALSFDGTTPKFAQNVKSQEIESKELTIYYDMQCPYVSQNIEMIKQYCEMNDVPVSLIQVDTLQKAKELPCVFNNWGVFYKGKFETVNLLDVAYLKRILKK; encoded by the coding sequence ATGAAAACTGATTTTGTAAACTTAACAATAGAAAATCTTGTCAATGAGCATTTGTGCTGCATTATCCGCAGTAAAAAGCCTCATCAAGGTATTGACGCAAAGAAACAATGGCTTTCAGGCCGATTAAATGAAGGTCATGTCTTTAGAAAGTTAAATGAAAAGGCTACGGTTTTTATTGAATATGCTCCTCTTGAAACTGCTTGGGTTCCCATAACTGGTGACAACTATTATTATTTGTATTGCTTATGGGTTACTGGTAGTCACAAAGGAAAAGGGTATGGGAAATCGCTGATGGAGTATTGTTTGGCTGATGCCAAGGAAAATGGTAAATCCGGTATTTGTATGCTCGGGGCAAAAAAACAAAAATCTTTTCTTTCTGACCAATCATTTGCGAAGAAGTTTGGATTTGAGGTTGTTGATACGACCGATAATGGCTATGAATTGCTAGCACTTTCTTTTGATGGAACAACGCCAAAATTCGCACAAAATGTTAAAAGCCAAGAAATTGAGAGCAAAGAGCTAACAATCTATTATGATATGCAATGCCCCTATGTCTCTCAAAACATTGAGATGATAAAACAGTATTGTGAAATGAATGATGTACCTGTATCTTTAATTCAAGTGGATACGCTACAAAAAGCAAAGGAATTGCCTTGTGTTTTCAATAACTGGGGAGTGTTTTATAAAGGAAAATTTGAGACAGTGAATTTGTTAGATGTCGCCTACTTAAAGAGAATACTCAAAAAATGA
- a CDS encoding nuclear transport factor 2 family protein produces the protein MIRETALAFVDAINSHNADKITTLMTDDHTFIDAYGNSSNKEAMQQCWPGYFSWFPDYLIEINDILISGDTVVLLGYACCTYRGEETPNNENHWRIPAAWHVLV, from the coding sequence ATGATTAGAGAAACCGCTCTTGCTTTTGTAGATGCAATAAACTCACATAATGCTGATAAAATAACCACCCTTATGACAGATGACCACACGTTTATTGATGCTTATGGAAACAGTTCCAATAAAGAAGCGATGCAACAATGCTGGCCCGGCTACTTTTCATGGTTCCCCGATTATCTGATTGAAATTAATGATATACTGATATCTGGAGATACCGTAGTATTACTTGGTTATGCTTGTTGCACATATCGGGGAGAAGAAACACCCAATAATGAAAATCATTGGCGCATACCCGCTGCTTGGCACGTATTAGTTTAG